In Aureibaculum algae, the following are encoded in one genomic region:
- a CDS encoding N(4)-(beta-N-acetylglucosaminyl)-L-asparaginase, translating into MKRRNFIKNASLSGVGLAIGTSLTSCADKAPEKNENEKVIATSVKASLPLVIATWNFPNATTKAWETFQEGKSALDAVEQGCKVEEADLNNTTVGNGASPDRDGNVTLDSCIMNSKGDCGSVVYLQNITHAISVARKVMEDTPHVMLAGKGAEQFAYESGFKKEDLLTESSKKAWEAWKVKSEYKPIINIENHDTIGMLAVDKNGDICGACTTSGLAYKMAGRVGDSPIIGAGLFVDNEIGAAVATGLGEEVMKTVGSFLVVELMRQGKSPQEACEEAIKRIVSKPNSNYKNFQVGYIAVNKKGETGSYSIHKNFSMSKFQDGKNTNTQSDYFIKEEK; encoded by the coding sequence ATGAAACGTAGAAATTTTATAAAAAACGCTTCCTTAAGTGGAGTTGGACTAGCCATAGGTACTTCGTTGACAAGCTGTGCGGACAAAGCACCTGAAAAAAATGAAAATGAAAAAGTAATAGCCACCTCTGTAAAAGCATCTTTACCTTTGGTAATTGCAACTTGGAATTTTCCTAATGCCACAACCAAAGCTTGGGAAACATTTCAAGAAGGAAAATCGGCTCTTGACGCCGTTGAACAAGGATGTAAAGTTGAAGAAGCTGATTTAAATAACACTACCGTGGGTAATGGAGCTTCACCAGATAGAGATGGTAATGTTACCTTAGATTCTTGTATAATGAACTCTAAAGGTGATTGCGGATCAGTTGTCTATTTACAAAACATTACACATGCTATTTCAGTTGCTAGAAAAGTGATGGAAGATACGCCTCATGTGATGCTAGCTGGCAAAGGAGCGGAACAATTTGCTTATGAAAGTGGATTTAAAAAAGAAGATTTATTAACTGAATCGTCTAAAAAAGCATGGGAAGCGTGGAAAGTAAAATCAGAATATAAACCAATTATTAATATTGAAAATCACGATACCATTGGTATGCTGGCCGTTGATAAGAATGGAGACATTTGTGGAGCATGTACCACAAGCGGATTGGCTTATAAAATGGCGGGACGTGTTGGTGATTCACCCATTATTGGGGCTGGATTATTTGTTGACAATGAAATTGGTGCTGCCGTTGCCACGGGATTGGGTGAAGAAGTTATGAAAACCGTAGGTAGTTTTTTGGTTGTAGAATTAATGCGACAAGGTAAATCTCCACAAGAAGCTTGCGAAGAAGCCATAAAAAGAATTGTATCCAAACCAAATAGCAATTATAAAAACTTTCAAGTAGGTTATATTGCCGTTAACAAAAAAGGAGAAACAGGCTCCTATTCTATCCATAAAAACTTTAGTATGAGCAAATTTCAGGATGGTAAAAACACAAATACCCAATCTGATTATTTTATTAAAGAAGAAAAATAA
- the rplM gene encoding 50S ribosomal protein L13, with product MNTLSYKTVSANRTTVKKEWVLVDADGQTLGRLASKVAMLIRGKYKPNYTPHVDCGDNVVIINAEKIILSGKKWTEKSYIRHTGYPGGQRSLTATELFKKDPTRLVEKAVKGMLPKNKLGSALFRNLNVFTGTEHNKEAQKPKTINLNDLR from the coding sequence GTGAACACATTAAGTTACAAAACAGTTTCAGCTAACAGAACCACTGTAAAAAAGGAGTGGGTTTTGGTTGATGCGGACGGACAAACATTGGGTCGTTTAGCTTCTAAAGTAGCAATGCTTATAAGAGGTAAGTACAAACCCAACTACACACCCCACGTTGATTGTGGTGATAACGTAGTAATTATTAACGCAGAAAAAATTATCTTATCAGGTAAGAAATGGACGGAAAAATCTTATATCCGTCATACAGGTTACCCTGGAGGTCAAAGGTCGCTTACGGCTACTGAGTTGTTTAAAAAAGATCCAACTCGTCTAGTAGAGAAAGCAGTAAAAGGGATGCTACCAAAAAACAAATTAGGTAGTGCTTTATTTAGAAATTTAAATGTCTTTACAGGTACTGAGCACAACAAAGAAGCTCAAAAACCAAAGACTATTAACCTTAACGATCTTAGATAA
- a CDS encoding DUF3179 domain-containing protein yields MKNKFLFTFLILAILMSCTNNNDDIPDQITDNNNIDTITNNNEDSASWLIPIKEVKDGGPGKDGIPSIDNPKFVDASNVDFLNFNDLVIGIIDGDEIKAYPHLILDWHEIVNDEINQKFVSISYCPLTGTAFGWRSNSGGKKSTFGVSGLLYNTNLILYDRNTNSNWSQLKLQCVNGPLIKSKPSVVSVVETNWGTWKKLYPNTKVMTLETGFDRDYEFYPYGDYKTNQNLFLFTATPSNNALPNKERVFTIIDGNEAKVYQFNKFNNGNVIKDVFGGVNYLVVGNGSIINAFELTLEYRNLNFEYAFNDSEIFFEDNENNKWSIFGEALEGPRKGQQLNKPKYVVSFWFAIAAFYPNPKIF; encoded by the coding sequence ATGAAGAATAAATTTCTATTCACATTTTTAATTTTAGCAATACTTATGTCATGCACTAATAACAATGACGACATCCCAGATCAAATTACTGATAATAATAATATTGATACCATAACAAATAACAATGAAGATTCAGCATCTTGGCTAATTCCTATTAAAGAAGTTAAAGACGGTGGGCCAGGAAAAGATGGCATCCCATCGATAGATAATCCTAAATTTGTTGATGCTTCTAACGTAGATTTTCTAAATTTTAACGATCTGGTTATTGGTATTATAGATGGTGATGAGATTAAAGCATATCCTCATTTAATTTTAGATTGGCATGAAATAGTAAATGATGAAATTAATCAAAAATTTGTGTCCATCTCATATTGTCCATTAACAGGAACTGCATTCGGGTGGAGAAGTAATTCAGGTGGAAAAAAATCTACTTTTGGTGTTTCGGGACTATTATACAATACTAATTTAATTTTATATGACAGAAATACAAATAGTAATTGGTCTCAATTAAAATTGCAATGTGTAAATGGCCCACTTATTAAGAGTAAGCCAAGTGTGGTAAGTGTGGTTGAAACAAATTGGGGCACTTGGAAAAAACTATACCCAAATACAAAAGTGATGACTTTAGAGACAGGTTTCGATAGAGATTATGAATTTTATCCTTATGGTGACTACAAAACAAATCAGAATTTATTCCTATTTACTGCCACCCCATCAAATAATGCTTTACCAAATAAGGAAAGGGTGTTTACTATTATAGATGGTAATGAAGCAAAGGTTTATCAATTTAATAAATTTAACAATGGTAATGTAATTAAGGATGTTTTTGGTGGTGTAAATTATCTTGTTGTCGGTAACGGTAGTATTATTAATGCTTTTGAACTCACATTAGAATATAGGAATTTAAATTTCGAATACGCTTTTAATGATTCCGAAATCTTTTTCGAGGATAATGAAAATAATAAATGGTCCATTTTCGGAGAGGCTCTTGAGGGTCCAAGAAAGGGACAACAATTAAATAAGCCAAAATATGTGGTTAGTTTTTGGTTTGCTATTGCCGCTTTTTATCCTAATCCCAAAATTTTTTAA
- the rpsB gene encoding 30S ribosomal protein S2, which translates to MNIQIQELLDAGVHFGHLTRKWNPNMAPYIYTERNGVHIIDLYKTSAKIEESGVALEKIAASGRKILFVATKKQAKDIVAEKAASVNMPYITERWPGGMLTNFVTIRKAVKKMAQIDRMKLDGSFNALSKREKLQIDRQRAKLEKNLGSISDMTRLPGALFVIDTRREHIAIAEAQKLNIPIFAMVDTNSDPRPIDFVIPSNDDASKSINKILSYTTEAIAKGLAERKSDKDSSKDDAPKISKKVEKAKAKTEEVIVEEKK; encoded by the coding sequence ATGAACATTCAAATTCAAGAGTTATTAGATGCAGGTGTACACTTCGGTCACTTGACAAGAAAATGGAATCCAAACATGGCTCCGTATATTTATACTGAACGTAATGGAGTACATATTATCGATTTGTACAAAACTTCAGCTAAAATTGAAGAATCTGGGGTTGCTTTAGAAAAAATAGCAGCTTCTGGTAGAAAAATTTTATTTGTTGCTACTAAAAAACAAGCTAAAGATATCGTTGCTGAGAAAGCGGCAAGCGTTAACATGCCTTACATTACTGAAAGGTGGCCAGGCGGAATGCTTACCAACTTTGTAACTATTCGTAAAGCAGTTAAAAAAATGGCTCAAATTGATAGAATGAAACTAGATGGTAGTTTCAATGCTTTATCTAAAAGAGAAAAATTACAGATTGATCGTCAAAGAGCGAAATTAGAAAAGAATTTAGGTTCTATTTCTGATATGACACGTTTACCTGGTGCTTTATTTGTAATTGATACTAGAAGAGAACATATTGCTATTGCTGAAGCTCAAAAATTGAATATTCCAATTTTTGCTATGGTTGATACAAATTCAGACCCTAGACCAATTGATTTTGTAATTCCTTCAAATGATGATGCTTCAAAATCTATCAATAAGATTTTGTCTTACACAACTGAAGCTATTGCTAAAGGTTTAGCAGAAAGAAAATCTGATAAAGATTCAAGCAAAGATGATGCCCCTAAAATTTCTAAAAAAGTAGAAAAAGCAAAGGCAAAAACTGAAGAAGTAATTGTAGAAGAGAAAAAATAA
- the rpsI gene encoding 30S ribosomal protein S9 has translation MDIVHKIGRRKTAVARAYVSKGKGNIIINNRELNNYFTTGTLQYKVLQPLTLTDNDKNYDIKVNVFGGGVTGQAEAIRLAITRALVSIDPDYRTILKPEGLLTRDPRMVERKKFGQKKARKKFQFSKR, from the coding sequence ATGGATATAGTACATAAAATAGGTAGAAGAAAAACGGCAGTTGCCCGTGCTTATGTTTCTAAAGGAAAAGGAAACATTATCATAAACAATAGAGAATTAAACAATTATTTTACTACAGGAACTTTACAATACAAAGTATTGCAACCGTTGACGTTAACTGATAATGACAAAAATTATGACATTAAGGTTAATGTATTTGGTGGTGGAGTTACAGGTCAAGCTGAAGCAATTCGTTTAGCCATAACTAGAGCCTTAGTTTCTATCGATCCTGATTATAGAACGATTCTTAAACCAGAAGGGTTACTTACAAGAGATCCAAGAATGGTAGAGCGTAAAAAATTCGGTCAGAAAAAAGCCCGTAAAAAATTCCAATTCTCTAAACGTTAA
- the polA gene encoding DNA polymerase I → MSAQKRLFLLDAFALIFRGYYAFIKNPIINSKGMDTSAIMGFMNSLLDVIKRENPDHLAVCFDKGGSVDRVEMFAEYKANRDETPEAIKIAVPYIQEILKAMHIPIMVKEGFEADDVIGTLAKKAEKEGYQTFMVTPDKDFAQLVSENIFMYRPRFGGGYETWGVPEILEKFEITDPLQVIDFLAMKGDAIDNIPGLPGVGDKTAKKFLAAYGSIEGLFENSHELKGKMKEKVEANVELGLLSKKLATIMLDVPVEFDAKDFELDQPNLPKVTEIFEELEFRRLLVNLEKTFAPKDENPEVKPQIQTKKEVAKNNPTDNIQFDLFAAPGTGSSEPKVVVNGFNSIENTTHFYQLANTPLSRKLLLKQLLAQKSVCFDTETTGLKSLEVELIGIAFSWEHHKGFYVHFPENQEETVEILEEFRPFFEDESIEKVGHNLKYDIKVLSNYNMPVKGKLFDTMIAHYLINPDMRHGMDILAETYLNYQPVPITELIGKKGKNQGNMRDVELDKQTEYAVEDADITLQLKTHFTKELEGGNLTNLFNDVEMPLVAVLSAMEIEGININTSFLKELSVALNKDIERLEKSIYEQAGEEFNLASPKQLGPILFDKLKLVDKPKKTKTGQYSTAEDVLSFLAKDHQIIRDIQEFRQYKKLQSTYVDALPNEVNPKTHRIHTVYAQAVAATGRLSSNNPNLQNIPIRTERGRQVRKAFIPRDKNYTLLAADYSQIELRIIAALSKEDNMINAFKNKEDIHASTAAKVFNVPISEVTREQRGNAKTVNFGIIYGVSAFGLSNQTSLSRSEAKELIDTYYETYPKLRSYMDGQIHFARENGYVETVLGRRRYLKDINSRNAIVRGAAERNAVNAPIQGSAADIIKLAMISIYKRFQQENFKSKMLLQVHDELVFDAHNDELEIIKPIIKQEMENAYKLSVPLDVEIGLGEDWLVAH, encoded by the coding sequence ATGTCTGCACAAAAACGCTTATTCTTACTCGATGCTTTTGCCCTAATCTTTAGAGGCTATTACGCTTTTATAAAAAACCCTATCATAAACTCTAAAGGCATGGACACCTCAGCCATAATGGGATTTATGAATTCATTGCTAGATGTAATAAAAAGAGAAAACCCTGATCACTTAGCGGTGTGTTTTGACAAAGGTGGTAGTGTAGATCGTGTGGAAATGTTTGCGGAATATAAAGCCAACAGAGACGAAACACCTGAAGCTATAAAAATTGCGGTGCCTTACATACAAGAAATTTTAAAAGCCATGCACATTCCAATTATGGTAAAAGAAGGCTTTGAAGCAGATGATGTTATTGGCACATTAGCTAAAAAAGCTGAGAAAGAGGGGTACCAAACTTTTATGGTTACACCCGATAAAGATTTTGCTCAATTGGTTTCTGAGAATATTTTTATGTATAGACCGAGATTTGGGGGAGGTTATGAGACTTGGGGTGTACCTGAGATACTTGAAAAATTTGAAATTACTGATCCATTACAGGTTATCGACTTTTTGGCAATGAAAGGTGATGCCATTGACAATATTCCTGGTTTACCTGGCGTGGGAGATAAAACAGCCAAAAAATTCTTAGCTGCTTATGGTAGTATTGAAGGATTATTCGAAAACAGTCACGAGCTTAAAGGTAAGATGAAAGAAAAGGTGGAGGCCAACGTTGAACTTGGACTTTTATCAAAAAAATTGGCAACAATCATGCTAGATGTTCCTGTGGAATTTGATGCTAAAGATTTTGAACTCGACCAACCCAACTTACCTAAAGTCACTGAAATTTTTGAAGAATTAGAATTTAGAAGATTATTGGTTAATCTTGAAAAAACTTTCGCCCCAAAAGATGAAAACCCTGAAGTAAAACCTCAAATACAAACAAAAAAAGAAGTAGCTAAAAACAATCCAACAGACAATATTCAATTCGACTTATTTGCAGCTCCAGGGACGGGAAGTAGTGAACCAAAAGTGGTAGTTAATGGATTTAATTCCATTGAAAACACCACCCATTTTTACCAATTGGCAAATACGCCTCTTTCAAGAAAATTATTATTAAAACAACTACTAGCTCAAAAATCAGTTTGTTTTGATACAGAAACTACAGGTTTAAAATCTTTGGAAGTAGAATTAATTGGCATTGCTTTTTCATGGGAACACCACAAAGGTTTTTATGTTCACTTTCCAGAAAACCAAGAAGAGACCGTAGAAATATTAGAAGAGTTTAGACCATTTTTTGAGGACGAATCTATTGAAAAAGTAGGGCACAATTTAAAATATGACATTAAGGTATTATCCAATTATAATATGCCCGTAAAAGGTAAATTATTTGATACGATGATTGCACATTATCTGATAAACCCAGATATGCGTCACGGTATGGACATACTAGCAGAAACATATCTAAACTATCAACCCGTTCCAATTACAGAATTGATTGGTAAAAAAGGTAAAAACCAAGGCAATATGCGTGATGTTGAATTGGACAAACAAACGGAGTATGCGGTTGAAGATGCTGATATTACATTACAACTTAAAACACATTTTACTAAGGAATTAGAAGGCGGCAACCTTACCAATTTATTCAATGATGTAGAAATGCCATTGGTAGCAGTGCTTTCTGCAATGGAAATTGAAGGAATTAACATAAATACTAGTTTTCTAAAAGAACTATCAGTAGCTTTAAATAAAGACATTGAACGTTTAGAAAAAAGTATTTATGAGCAAGCAGGCGAAGAATTTAATTTAGCATCTCCAAAACAATTGGGGCCTATTTTATTTGACAAACTTAAATTAGTAGACAAACCAAAAAAGACAAAAACAGGTCAATACTCTACTGCTGAAGATGTCTTATCCTTTTTAGCAAAAGACCATCAAATTATTAGAGATATTCAAGAATTTAGACAATATAAAAAATTACAAAGCACCTACGTTGATGCGTTACCTAATGAGGTAAACCCTAAAACACATAGAATTCACACAGTATATGCTCAAGCGGTCGCCGCTACGGGTAGATTGAGTTCTAACAATCCGAATTTACAGAATATTCCAATTCGAACAGAACGCGGAAGACAAGTGCGTAAAGCGTTTATTCCAAGAGATAAAAATTATACGTTGTTGGCAGCGGATTATTCTCAAATTGAATTGCGAATTATTGCTGCATTAAGTAAAGAGGATAACATGATAAATGCATTTAAAAACAAAGAAGATATCCATGCTTCTACTGCCGCTAAAGTTTTTAATGTACCAATTAGTGAAGTCACTCGTGAACAACGTGGCAATGCCAAAACAGTAAATTTCGGAATTATATATGGGGTTTCTGCATTTGGCTTGAGTAATCAAACCTCACTATCACGGAGCGAAGCTAAAGAATTGATTGATACCTATTATGAAACCTATCCAAAATTACGCAGTTATATGGATGGTCAAATTCATTTTGCAAGAGAAAATGGTTATGTGGAAACCGTGTTAGGTAGACGTCGATATTTAAAAGATATAAATTCTCGTAACGCTATTGTTCGAGGAGCCGCGGAACGTAATGCTGTAAATGCCCCTATCCAAGGAAGTGCCGCTGACATTATTAAATTGGCAATGATTTCTATTTACAAACGTTTTCAACAAGAAAATTTTAAAAGTAAAATGTTATTGCAAGTTCATGATGAATTGGTTTTTGACGCACACAATGATGAACTAGAAATTATAAAACCCATCATTAAACAAGAAATGGAAAATGCTTATAAATTATCCGTACCTTTAGATGTTGAGATTGGATTAGGTGAAGACTGGCTAGTGGCTCATTAG
- the tsf gene encoding translation elongation factor Ts, producing MAKITAAEVNKLRKATGAGMMDCKNALVEAEGDFDKAIDVLRKKGQKVAEKRSDRDSSEGAAVSKINDSNTAGVAIVLGCETDFVGKNENFLALANSFAEKAINFNTKEDFLASDFDGMTVAEKLVEQTGVIGEKLELTAFEKLEAPYVGTYVHINKIAALVGLSSNVDNAETLVKDVAMQVASMGASTLSFKDFDADFVASETEARIAVIEKDNIELARLGKTLKNVPQFISMAQLTPEVLANAEEAAKAELKADGKPEKIWDKILPGKMERFISDNTTLDQEKCLLDQNFIKDEKINVAKYVTSYGDVSITDFKRVSVG from the coding sequence ATGGCAAAAATTACAGCCGCAGAAGTAAATAAATTAAGAAAAGCTACCGGTGCTGGAATGATGGATTGTAAAAATGCATTAGTAGAGGCAGAAGGTGACTTTGATAAAGCAATTGACGTTTTACGTAAAAAAGGTCAAAAAGTTGCCGAAAAAAGATCTGATAGAGATTCATCAGAAGGTGCTGCAGTATCTAAAATCAATGATTCTAACACCGCTGGTGTTGCCATTGTTTTAGGATGTGAAACTGACTTTGTTGGTAAAAACGAAAATTTCTTAGCTTTAGCAAATAGCTTTGCTGAGAAAGCAATCAACTTTAACACTAAAGAGGACTTTTTAGCTTCAGACTTTGATGGAATGACTGTTGCCGAAAAATTGGTTGAACAAACTGGTGTTATTGGTGAAAAATTAGAACTTACTGCTTTTGAGAAATTAGAAGCACCTTATGTAGGTACTTACGTGCACATTAATAAAATAGCTGCCTTAGTTGGACTTTCATCTAACGTTGACAATGCTGAAACATTAGTGAAAGATGTTGCAATGCAAGTTGCTTCTATGGGAGCATCAACATTATCTTTTAAAGATTTTGATGCAGATTTCGTAGCCTCTGAAACTGAAGCTAGAATTGCTGTTATCGAAAAAGATAATATTGAATTAGCTCGTTTAGGTAAAACACTTAAAAATGTACCTCAGTTCATTTCGATGGCACAATTAACACCTGAAGTGTTAGCTAATGCTGAAGAAGCTGCTAAAGCAGAACTTAAAGCTGATGGTAAGCCAGAAAAGATTTGGGATAAAATTCTTCCAGGAAAAATGGAACGTTTTATATCAGATAACACAACATTAGACCAAGAGAAATGTTTATTGGATCAAAACTTTATTAAAGATGAGAAGATAAACGTTGCTAAATATGTTACGTCTTATGGAGATGTTTCTATTACAGACTTTAAACGTGTTTCTGTAGGATAA
- a CDS encoding DUF1059 domain-containing protein, with protein MKTMTCKQLGGACEKEFNANTFDEIGEMSKAHAMEMFQRGDKPHLKAMNEMSELMKSPNAMNAWFNKKRKEFDALPDEQ; from the coding sequence ATGAAAACAATGACCTGTAAACAGTTAGGTGGTGCTTGCGAAAAAGAGTTTAATGCGAATACATTTGATGAAATAGGTGAAATGAGCAAAGCTCACGCTATGGAAATGTTTCAACGTGGAGATAAGCCTCATTTAAAAGCAATGAACGAAATGAGCGAATTAATGAAATCGCCTAATGCTATGAATGCTTGGTTTAACAAGAAGAGAAAAGAATTTGACGCTCTTCCTGATGAGCAATAA
- the ggt gene encoding gamma-glutamyltransferase, translating to MNIFLKTIVFGLFFISSPIFAQSGKTPAPAKNGMVVTSHYLASEVGSDILKKGGNAIDATVATAFALAVTLPSAGNIGGGGFLVYYGDDGNKTTFNFREKAPLAASESMFLGKDGKIKNNSNHDGLLATGVPGTVAGLYMAHQKMGKLPWSDLVAPAVKLAEEGYPASYRNEWFVNFIAKNNSKYPSTAKAFLKPDNTPYKPGEIFKQPELAETLKRIQKKGADGFYKGKTAKLIADFMKKNGGVITEKDLAKYQAQELTPVLGTYRGYEIVGMPPPSSGGIALIEMLNILEGYNLSEMGHNSAASLHVITEAMRRAFSDRAEFVGDSDFNPDLPIDKLLSKEHANNLRSSIDLQTASLSDSAHFNAKHLVAESPETTHISVVDKQGNAVSMTYTLENSYGNKYVVAGAGFLLNNEMGDFNPIPGYTNSKGLIGTKPNLVQPEKRMLSSMTPSIVAKNGKPVIVIGSPGGRTIINTVLQVILNVIDFDMNIAQAIESPRIHHQWFPNKTSFEKFGISPDTQKLYEALGHEVYFRNMQGQAMGISIDHKNSTVYGAADSRSFDARAVGY from the coding sequence ATGAATATCTTCTTGAAAACAATTGTATTTGGTTTATTTTTTATTTCTAGTCCAATTTTTGCCCAAAGTGGAAAAACACCTGCTCCAGCGAAAAACGGAATGGTTGTAACTAGTCATTATTTAGCATCTGAAGTTGGTAGTGATATTCTTAAAAAAGGTGGGAATGCCATTGACGCTACTGTAGCTACAGCTTTTGCTTTGGCAGTCACGTTGCCATCTGCGGGTAATATTGGTGGTGGTGGATTTTTAGTTTATTATGGAGATGATGGAAATAAAACAACGTTTAATTTTAGGGAAAAAGCTCCATTGGCTGCGTCAGAATCTATGTTTTTAGGAAAAGATGGAAAAATAAAAAATAATTCAAATCATGATGGGTTGTTAGCGACAGGAGTACCAGGTACAGTTGCTGGTTTATATATGGCTCATCAAAAAATGGGAAAATTACCTTGGTCAGATTTGGTGGCTCCTGCTGTTAAATTAGCTGAAGAGGGTTATCCGGCAAGTTATCGAAATGAATGGTTTGTTAACTTTATTGCAAAAAATAATTCTAAATACCCTTCAACTGCTAAAGCATTTTTAAAACCTGATAATACACCATATAAACCTGGTGAAATTTTTAAACAACCAGAATTAGCAGAAACTTTAAAAAGAATTCAGAAAAAAGGAGCAGATGGTTTTTATAAAGGCAAAACAGCAAAGTTAATTGCTGATTTTATGAAGAAAAACGGAGGGGTTATAACTGAAAAAGATTTAGCCAAATACCAAGCACAGGAATTAACACCTGTTTTGGGAACCTATAGAGGATATGAAATTGTAGGTATGCCACCACCAAGTTCTGGAGGAATTGCTTTGATTGAAATGTTGAATATATTGGAAGGTTACAATTTGAGCGAAATGGGTCATAACTCAGCAGCTTCTCTGCATGTGATAACAGAGGCGATGCGAAGAGCTTTTTCTGATAGAGCTGAGTTTGTAGGAGATTCAGATTTTAATCCTGATTTGCCAATCGATAAGTTGTTATCAAAAGAGCATGCTAATAATTTAAGATCTAGTATTGACTTACAGACGGCTTCATTAAGTGACTCCGCACATTTTAATGCAAAACATTTAGTGGCTGAAAGTCCTGAAACTACCCATATTTCTGTGGTTGATAAACAAGGTAATGCCGTTTCTATGACATATACATTAGAGAATAGTTATGGTAATAAATATGTAGTAGCAGGTGCTGGTTTTTTATTAAACAATGAAATGGGTGATTTCAATCCTATTCCTGGTTATACAAATTCCAAAGGCTTAATTGGTACTAAGCCAAATTTAGTGCAGCCTGAAAAAAGAATGTTATCGAGTATGACACCTTCTATTGTTGCTAAGAATGGTAAACCTGTAATTGTAATTGGTAGTCCCGGAGGAAGAACCATTATTAACACCGTTTTACAAGTTATTTTAAATGTTATTGATTTTGATATGAATATTGCTCAAGCAATAGAATCACCAAGAATTCATCATCAATGGTTTCCGAATAAAACTTCTTTTGAAAAATTTGGTATTTCACCAGATACGCAAAAATTATATGAGGCATTGGGGCATGAAGTGTACTTTAGAAATATGCAAGGACAAGCCATGGGGATAAGCATAGATCATAAAAATAGTACAGTTTATGGTGCTGCAGACTCTAGAAGTTTTGATGCTAGAGCTGTTGGTTACTAA